One part of the Candidatus Binatia bacterium genome encodes these proteins:
- a CDS encoding glycosyltransferase family 2 protein, which translates to MSAAKRLPGLSASFPAHNEEDNVGPMIADLLAVLPDVADRFEIIVVDDGSRDATYQRASAIAENDPRIRVVRHPVNRGYGAAVWTGLSTGTLEYAFFTDGDRQFDVRQITDLIAKLDEGYDVVVGYRVDRKDNAIRIANAHAWNWLIRTLLHVPVRDVDCAFKLFDRRVLQGLTIEAGGAMFSAELLARLQARGARIVEVPVRHLPREKGRSSGGNPRVIARAFYELFRLYGKLRREAASAAR; encoded by the coding sequence GTGAGCGCCGCGAAGCGTCTCCCCGGCCTGTCGGCGTCCTTTCCGGCGCACAACGAAGAGGACAACGTCGGGCCGATGATCGCCGATCTGCTGGCGGTTCTACCCGATGTCGCGGACCGCTTCGAGATCATCGTGGTCGACGACGGCTCGCGCGACGCGACCTACCAGCGCGCCTCCGCGATCGCCGAGAACGATCCGCGCATCCGCGTCGTGCGCCATCCGGTGAACCGCGGCTATGGCGCGGCGGTGTGGACCGGCCTCAGCACGGGGACGCTCGAGTACGCGTTCTTCACCGACGGCGACCGCCAGTTCGACGTGCGTCAGATCACCGATCTCATCGCCAAGCTCGACGAGGGGTACGACGTCGTCGTCGGCTACCGCGTCGACCGCAAGGACAACGCGATCCGCATCGCCAACGCGCACGCCTGGAACTGGCTGATCCGGACGCTGCTGCACGTCCCGGTGCGCGACGTCGACTGCGCGTTCAAGCTGTTCGACCGTCGCGTGCTGCAGGGGCTGACGATCGAAGCGGGCGGCGCGATGTTCTCGGCCGAGCTGCTCGCGCGCCTCCAGGCGCGCGGCGCGCGCATCGTCGAGGTGCCCGTGCGCCACCTGCCGCGCGAGAAGGGACGCTCCTCGGGCGGCAACCCGCGCGTCATCGCGCGCGCCTTCTACGAGCTGTTCCGCCTGTACGGCAAGCTGCGCCGCGAGGCGGCGAGCGCCGCGCGCTAG
- a CDS encoding sterol desaturase family protein: MASFSILSTALLVVVGFFAWSFLEYLIHGLMSHRWRTFASPLHWEHHREPHRVFTSVLVWAPSGLLLFLLLAAVLGWQAAGALSGGILIGFLRYEYVHWRIHFRAPRTARQELLRRHHLAHHFRNPKAYHGVTTRFWDRVFGTLPASYAEDYARVAHHPPLVGKSNFGSLWPRRA, from the coding sequence GTGGCCAGCTTCTCGATCCTCTCGACCGCGCTCCTCGTCGTCGTCGGCTTTTTTGCCTGGTCGTTTCTCGAGTACCTGATCCACGGCCTGATGTCGCACCGCTGGCGGACGTTCGCGTCGCCGCTGCACTGGGAGCATCACCGCGAGCCGCATCGCGTCTTCACCTCGGTGCTGGTGTGGGCGCCGTCGGGCTTGCTGCTGTTCCTGCTGCTGGCGGCGGTGCTCGGCTGGCAGGCCGCGGGCGCGCTCTCGGGCGGCATCCTGATCGGATTCTTGCGCTACGAGTACGTGCACTGGAGGATCCACTTCCGCGCGCCGCGCACGGCGCGTCAGGAGCTGCTGCGTCGCCACCACCTGGCGCACCACTTCCGCAACCCGAAGGCGTACCACGGCGTGACGACGCGCTTCTGGGACCGCGTCTTCGGCACGCTGCCCGCGTCGTACGCGGAGGACTACGCGCGCGTCGCGCACCACCCGCCGCTCGTGGGCAAGAGCAACTTTGGCAGCCTATGGCCGCGTCGCGCATGA
- a CDS encoding thioesterase family protein, producing MHSYVLTHRVSHADVDLLGEIKVTALLGLLEQAAVEASWDCGFDPAWYTQNGRVWIIRRTRLERRLPVGGGDVLQVATHVLDWRRARSLRAYEVRLVARDAAPRDTAPKTREGDDAKVVAVATTDWVYCDMASGRPASIPEEMRRRFSGDGAVTTLPRAAALPDAGPGEPVAMPLTVRPSLLDHVTHVNNAAYAGLLEDGAFELFAAQGLTVERMLELGGALRVRALDVEYLDDAVAGDRLMVRSWRLDGASADAAAESAERKTEATGAESGRPRDAQLLQTIERAGGGRILRARSEWTWRQRPAVLGGVPPA from the coding sequence ATGCATAGCTACGTCCTCACCCACCGCGTCTCGCACGCCGACGTCGACCTGCTCGGCGAGATCAAGGTGACGGCGCTGCTCGGGCTGCTCGAGCAGGCGGCCGTCGAGGCGTCGTGGGACTGCGGCTTCGACCCGGCCTGGTACACGCAGAACGGCCGCGTGTGGATCATCCGGCGCACGCGCCTCGAGCGTCGGCTGCCGGTCGGCGGCGGCGACGTGCTGCAGGTCGCGACGCACGTCCTCGACTGGCGCCGCGCGCGCTCGCTGCGCGCGTACGAAGTGCGGCTCGTCGCCCGCGACGCAGCGCCCCGCGACACGGCGCCGAAGACGCGCGAGGGCGACGACGCTAAGGTGGTCGCGGTCGCGACCACCGACTGGGTGTACTGCGACATGGCGAGCGGACGTCCGGCGAGCATCCCGGAGGAGATGCGACGCCGCTTCTCCGGCGACGGCGCGGTCACCACGCTGCCGCGCGCGGCGGCGCTGCCCGACGCAGGTCCCGGCGAGCCGGTCGCGATGCCGCTCACCGTGCGGCCGTCGCTCCTCGACCACGTGACGCACGTCAACAACGCGGCCTACGCAGGACTGCTCGAGGACGGCGCGTTCGAGCTGTTCGCCGCGCAGGGTCTCACCGTCGAGCGCATGCTCGAGCTCGGCGGCGCGCTGCGCGTGCGCGCGCTCGACGTCGAGTACCTGGACGACGCGGTCGCGGGCGATCGGCTGATGGTGCGCAGCTGGCGGCTCGACGGCGCGTCCGCGGACGCCGCCGCGGAGAGCGCGGAGAGGAAGACGGAGGCGACGGGCGCCGAGAGCGGGCGTCCGCGCGACGCACAGCTCCTGCAGACCATCGAGCGCGCGGGCGGCGGCCGCATCCTGCGCGCGCGCAGCGAGTGGACGTGGCGTCAGCGCCCCGCGGTGCTGGGAGGCGTGCCGCCCGCCTGA
- a CDS encoding M48 family metallopeptidase gives MIDFHAAAEANRRRSRALVAIVVGLALVVGITCDVLLRSFVGGVPLVSVLALVGMTLAFLVARAFGDAVVLASLGARPLDPSNLEHKQLQNIVHEMAVASGLPLPRVMVIDDPAPNALATGRDPERATIAVTSGLLEKLDRAQTQGVVAHEMAHIGNRDTRLGVLVAVMIGAVALLSDVAWRVRWQPARGASRHGDGRLTPILPLLLVATALAPLAGRLAAFAISRQREYLADATAVELTRNPLALASALEVIAQDRRPTERGTRGTAHLFFVRPHARRVDEREGRFASWWATHPPIAERIARLRAMAYERRDA, from the coding sequence ATGATCGACTTCCACGCGGCCGCGGAAGCGAACCGCAGGCGCTCGCGCGCGCTGGTCGCGATCGTCGTCGGGCTCGCGCTGGTGGTCGGCATCACCTGCGACGTCCTGCTGCGCAGCTTCGTCGGCGGCGTGCCGCTGGTGAGCGTGCTGGCGCTCGTCGGGATGACGCTCGCGTTTCTCGTCGCGCGTGCCTTCGGCGACGCCGTCGTGCTGGCGTCGCTCGGCGCGCGTCCGCTCGACCCATCGAACCTCGAGCACAAGCAGCTCCAGAACATCGTGCACGAGATGGCGGTCGCGAGCGGGCTCCCTCTGCCACGCGTCATGGTGATCGACGATCCGGCGCCGAACGCGCTCGCCACCGGACGCGACCCCGAGCGTGCGACGATCGCGGTCACGTCGGGGCTCCTCGAGAAGCTCGATCGCGCGCAGACCCAGGGCGTGGTCGCGCACGAGATGGCGCACATCGGCAACCGCGACACCCGCCTCGGGGTGCTGGTCGCGGTGATGATCGGCGCGGTCGCCCTGCTCTCCGACGTCGCCTGGCGCGTGCGCTGGCAGCCGGCGCGCGGCGCGAGCCGTCACGGCGACGGTCGGCTCACGCCCATCCTGCCGCTGCTGCTCGTCGCGACCGCGCTCGCGCCGCTCGCCGGACGGCTCGCCGCGTTCGCGATCTCGCGCCAGCGCGAGTACCTGGCCGACGCGACCGCGGTCGAGCTGACGCGCAACCCGCTCGCGCTCGCGAGCGCGCTCGAGGTCATCGCGCAGGACCGCCGTCCGACCGAGCGCGGCACGCGCGGCACGGCGCACCTCTTCTTCGTGCGTCCGCACGCGCGCCGCGTCGACGAGCGCGAAGGTCGCTTCGCGAGCTGGTGGGCGACGCACCCGCCGATCGCCGAGCGCATCGCGCGTCTGCGCGCCATGGCGTACGAGAGGCGCGATGCATAG
- a CDS encoding avidin/streptavidin family protein, with amino-acid sequence MAIDFSGRWYNQHGSTMDLQVDSRGRVTGTYRTKVGTPKPSAEFELVGFVAGDLIAFTVNFGDHGTLTSWTGQHTENERGEGEIRTLWHLARNIPDSDEPAKLWSGLWSGCDIFRRAEPSTAESERVRTLPSHPLD; translated from the coding sequence ATGGCAATCGATTTCTCCGGTCGGTGGTACAACCAGCACGGCTCCACGATGGATCTGCAGGTCGACTCGCGTGGACGGGTCACCGGCACGTACCGGACGAAGGTCGGGACGCCGAAGCCCAGCGCCGAGTTCGAGCTGGTCGGCTTCGTCGCGGGCGACCTCATCGCCTTCACCGTCAACTTCGGCGATCACGGCACGCTCACCTCGTGGACCGGTCAGCACACCGAGAACGAGCGCGGCGAGGGCGAGATCCGCACGCTCTGGCACCTCGCGCGCAACATCCCAGACTCCGACGAGCCGGCGAAGCTCTGGTCGGGTCTGTGGTCGGGCTGCGACATCTTCCGCCGCGCCGAGCCGAGCACGGCGGAGTCCGAGCGGGTGAGGACGCTGCCCTCGCACCCGCTCGACTAG
- a CDS encoding FAD-dependent oxidoreductase: MTPVTRCDVLVVGGGSAGLAAAIAAARSGAHTMLVEWHATLGGMATAALVHSVCGLYLLRDDPGAVAANPGFATEIADRLLAIGGAWGPVRMGRVDVLPHRPAAFARVADETACATEGLELRFHTAVIGIEGDSTVEAVDLSCRGARERVVPRVVVDASGDAVVCALGGFACEMEPSERLQRPAYVFLLEGVAEGALADQARLVLAHRIASAVRAGALPEGALGASLRATDRPGEAYVTIDLAGPPGMAYDPTNPRCLSALEVHGRALAARLADHLRAEVDGFAGSWIAALPARVGIRESRRAIGERRIETADIERGATFPDAVALATWPMEMREQPTGPRLRFPVDGRPTQIPLGALRVRGVPNLLVAGRCISASHEAQASLRVIGTCLATGEAAGLAAALLADGFAAPDTTTLAAAVNAARERIMLPAPGNGARASGRS, translated from the coding sequence TTGACGCCGGTCACGCGCTGCGACGTCCTGGTGGTCGGCGGCGGCAGCGCGGGTCTCGCCGCGGCGATCGCGGCGGCGCGCAGCGGCGCGCACACGATGCTCGTCGAGTGGCACGCGACGCTCGGCGGCATGGCGACCGCGGCGCTCGTGCACTCGGTGTGCGGTCTCTACCTGCTGCGCGACGACCCCGGCGCGGTGGCCGCCAACCCCGGCTTCGCGACCGAGATCGCGGATCGCCTGCTCGCGATCGGCGGCGCGTGGGGCCCCGTGCGCATGGGACGCGTCGACGTGCTGCCGCACCGTCCCGCGGCGTTCGCGCGCGTCGCCGACGAGACCGCCTGCGCGACGGAAGGTCTCGAGCTGCGCTTTCACACCGCGGTGATCGGCATCGAGGGCGATTCGACGGTCGAGGCGGTCGACCTCTCGTGCCGGGGCGCGCGCGAGCGCGTCGTGCCGCGCGTCGTGGTTGACGCATCCGGTGACGCGGTGGTCTGCGCGCTCGGCGGCTTTGCTTGCGAGATGGAGCCGAGCGAGCGTCTGCAGCGTCCGGCGTACGTCTTTCTGCTCGAGGGCGTCGCGGAGGGCGCGCTCGCCGACCAGGCGCGGCTCGTCCTCGCGCACCGCATCGCGTCCGCGGTGCGCGCGGGCGCGCTGCCCGAAGGCGCGCTCGGCGCCTCGCTGCGCGCGACCGATCGTCCCGGCGAAGCCTACGTGACGATCGACCTGGCCGGCCCGCCCGGCATGGCCTACGACCCGACCAACCCGCGCTGTCTCTCGGCGCTCGAGGTCCACGGTCGCGCGCTCGCCGCACGGCTCGCCGACCACCTGCGCGCCGAGGTCGACGGCTTCGCGGGCTCCTGGATCGCCGCGCTGCCGGCGCGCGTCGGCATCCGCGAGAGCCGGCGCGCGATCGGCGAGCGTCGCATCGAGACCGCTGACATCGAGCGCGGCGCGACCTTTCCCGACGCGGTCGCGCTCGCCACCTGGCCGATGGAGATGCGCGAGCAGCCGACCGGACCGCGGCTGCGCTTCCCTGTGGACGGACGCCCGACGCAGATCCCGCTCGGCGCGCTGCGCGTGCGCGGCGTGCCGAACCTGCTGGTCGCCGGACGCTGCATCTCGGCGAGCCACGAGGCGCAAGCGTCGCTGCGCGTGATCGGCACCTGCCTCGCGACCGGTGAGGCTGCGGGCCTCGCCGCGGCACTCCTCGCCGACGGCTTCGCAGCGCCCGACACGACCACGCTCGCCGCCGCGGTGAACGCGGCGCGCGAGCGCATCATGCTGCCCGCGCCCGGCAACGGCGCGCGCGCCTCGGGACGCTCGTGA
- a CDS encoding DsbA family protein codes for MDKRWIAIAAAAIVACSQQPSSDEAKQSPTSQPAAATAAAPAPAANAPAAAPAGGTAALDKSKITELIKRYYINSGQIPPDVNMEVTELKPSQVTGLTDGTLHLSRGAQSQDVPFLITSDGRWFLRTDPVDLTVDPVQDVISKIDTGPDNPRLGPADAKVTIVEYSDFQCPFCARAEEIVQGEVLKEYGDKVTFIYKQFPLTSIHPWAEPASVMGLCVYKLAGNDAYWKYHAAVFKAQKEIPNEDPDAKLLELAKEAGADEAKVKACYDAGETKPIVEATLAEAEAIGVNSTPTFFINGRRLSGAQSLDAFKALIDPELQAGS; via the coding sequence ATGGACAAGCGTTGGATCGCGATCGCGGCAGCCGCGATCGTTGCGTGCTCGCAGCAGCCGAGCTCGGACGAGGCCAAGCAGTCGCCGACGAGCCAGCCGGCGGCGGCGACGGCGGCGGCTCCCGCGCCGGCCGCCAACGCGCCCGCCGCGGCGCCCGCGGGCGGCACGGCGGCGCTCGACAAGAGCAAGATCACCGAGCTGATCAAGCGGTACTACATCAACAGCGGACAGATCCCGCCCGACGTCAACATGGAGGTCACCGAGCTCAAGCCGTCCCAGGTGACCGGCTTGACCGACGGCACGCTGCACCTCTCGCGCGGCGCTCAGTCGCAGGACGTGCCGTTCCTGATCACCTCCGACGGCCGCTGGTTCCTGCGCACCGATCCCGTCGATCTGACGGTCGATCCCGTGCAGGACGTGATCAGCAAGATCGACACGGGCCCGGACAACCCGCGCCTCGGCCCGGCGGACGCGAAGGTGACGATCGTCGAGTACTCGGACTTCCAGTGCCCGTTCTGCGCGCGCGCCGAGGAGATCGTGCAGGGCGAGGTGCTCAAGGAGTACGGCGACAAGGTCACGTTCATCTACAAGCAGTTCCCGCTGACCTCGATCCATCCGTGGGCGGAGCCCGCGTCGGTGATGGGGCTGTGCGTCTACAAGCTCGCCGGCAACGACGCGTACTGGAAGTACCACGCGGCGGTGTTCAAGGCGCAGAAGGAGATCCCGAACGAGGATCCGGACGCGAAGCTGCTCGAGCTCGCCAAGGAGGCGGGCGCCGACGAGGCCAAGGTGAAGGCGTGCTACGACGCCGGCGAGACCAAGCCGATCGTCGAGGCGACGCTCGCCGAGGCGGAGGCGATCGGCGTGAACTCGACGCCGACCTTCTTCATCAACGGCCGCCGTCTGTCGGGCGCGCAGTCGCTCGACGCGTTCAAGGCGCTCATCGATCCGGAGCTGCAGGCCGGCAGCTGA
- a CDS encoding PQQ-dependent sugar dehydrogenase, with product MLLDRRVAMLPACVAALALLGVGCGGSSSNDDAPPAPTPIVTPSAGTPTSTPTPGATPGPTVSPDPRAVRLSEIASGLDQPLFVTAAPGDPGRLYVVEQTGRIRIVDASGVLPTPFVDLSQRVSCCGERGLLGLAFHPDYAENGRFFVNYTNVDGDTEVVELARSADPDVASPDPVRVFFTVEQPFANHNGGMLAFGPDGMLYVGLGDGGAAGDPRDNAQNLASKLGKILRIDVDRYPEPPPGNVVGGDPDVWDFGLRNPWRFSFDRATGDLYIGDVGQNAVEEIDVEPAGQGGRNYGWPIMEGDLCFRPPRGCDTSGLTLPVVVYERDQGCSVTGGYVYRGQAIPGLVGRYVLGDFCSNRVFSFRWRDGVADELLELTDFLDPERRIRGLTSFGEDEAGELYVVSQDGTIFRIEPR from the coding sequence ATGCTGCTCGATCGAAGGGTTGCGATGCTGCCCGCGTGCGTCGCCGCGCTCGCGCTGCTCGGCGTCGGGTGCGGCGGCTCGAGCTCGAACGACGACGCGCCGCCCGCGCCGACGCCGATCGTGACGCCGTCGGCCGGCACGCCGACGTCGACGCCGACGCCGGGTGCGACGCCGGGGCCGACCGTGTCGCCGGATCCGCGCGCGGTGCGCCTCTCGGAAATCGCCTCCGGGCTCGACCAGCCGCTGTTCGTCACCGCGGCGCCGGGCGATCCGGGCAGGCTCTACGTCGTCGAGCAGACCGGACGCATCCGCATCGTCGATGCGAGCGGCGTGCTGCCGACGCCGTTCGTCGATCTGTCGCAGCGCGTGTCGTGCTGCGGCGAGCGCGGGCTCCTCGGCCTCGCGTTCCATCCCGACTACGCCGAGAACGGACGCTTCTTCGTCAACTATACCAACGTCGACGGCGACACCGAGGTCGTCGAGCTCGCGCGCTCGGCGGATCCCGACGTCGCGTCGCCCGACCCGGTGCGCGTCTTCTTCACCGTCGAGCAGCCGTTCGCGAACCACAACGGCGGCATGCTCGCCTTCGGTCCCGACGGCATGCTCTACGTCGGCCTCGGTGACGGGGGTGCTGCGGGCGACCCGCGCGACAACGCGCAGAACCTCGCTTCCAAGCTCGGCAAGATCCTGCGCATCGACGTCGACCGCTACCCCGAGCCGCCGCCGGGCAACGTCGTCGGCGGCGACCCCGACGTGTGGGACTTCGGATTGCGCAATCCGTGGCGCTTCTCGTTCGACCGTGCGACCGGCGACCTCTACATCGGGGACGTGGGGCAGAACGCGGTCGAGGAGATCGACGTCGAGCCGGCGGGGCAGGGCGGCCGCAACTACGGCTGGCCGATCATGGAGGGCGACCTTTGCTTCCGCCCGCCGAGGGGCTGCGACACGAGCGGTCTCACGCTGCCGGTCGTCGTCTACGAGCGCGACCAAGGGTGCTCGGTGACCGGCGGCTACGTCTACCGCGGCCAGGCGATCCCCGGACTCGTGGGCCGCTACGTGCTCGGCGACTTCTGCTCGAACCGCGTGTTCTCGTTCCGCTGGCGCGACGGCGTCGCCGACGAGCTCCTGGAGCTGACCGATTTCCTCGACCCCGAGCGACGCATCCGTGGTCTGACCTCGTTCGGCGAGGACGAGGCGGGCGAGCTCTACGTCGTGAGCCAGGACGGGACGATCTTCCGCATCGAGCCGAGGTGA
- a CDS encoding sialidase family protein, translated as MPRSTRRSLLAVALVAAASGTAAGVLVAATSARSAAAVRSRAAADTSDAATAGAPELVRGERLAWTHAGRGPHVSISAPAVAARADGTPLLAWIAAEGEVNHLWVVAPGEKDAKPVRVDPPDLPVDALHQAPALAIGPQGEVYVTWSSVKPKPEGTLFASDLRLSRSLDGGRTFEPPLRVNEDRPISHSFDDLAVAGDGDVLVSWIDSRDGWNKAGTYVARVGDRGRRVDATEQLGSETCVCCRVAVGARGKRAAVLWRKDFPDQVRDMVLAASDDDGRTFTPAVRVNEDRWKMPACPHRGGAVGIDARGKIYAAWYTEGREGRPALLFATSTDGKTFGTPQRLDRSEGSIPDHVRLGVTADGRVLVVWEDSTAVRRRIVARASTDGGETFGPLEQLSSAMKAWSPALAVTSAGGFVVAWNEEEFPVTRSVLQPIEVRGARP; from the coding sequence GTGCCCCGATCGACCCGTCGTTCGCTGCTCGCGGTCGCGCTCGTCGCGGCCGCGAGCGGCACCGCGGCCGGCGTGCTCGTCGCCGCGACGTCTGCGAGGAGCGCGGCCGCGGTGAGGAGCCGCGCGGCCGCGGATACGAGCGACGCCGCGACGGCCGGCGCGCCGGAGCTCGTGCGCGGCGAGCGTCTCGCGTGGACGCACGCGGGGCGCGGCCCGCACGTGTCGATCTCGGCGCCCGCGGTCGCGGCACGCGCCGACGGCACGCCGCTCCTCGCCTGGATCGCGGCCGAGGGCGAGGTCAATCACCTCTGGGTCGTCGCACCTGGCGAGAAGGACGCCAAGCCGGTGCGCGTCGACCCGCCCGATCTGCCGGTCGACGCCCTCCACCAGGCGCCGGCGCTCGCGATCGGTCCCCAGGGCGAGGTCTACGTGACCTGGTCGTCCGTCAAGCCAAAGCCCGAAGGCACGCTGTTCGCGTCCGACCTGCGGCTCTCGCGCTCGCTCGACGGCGGACGCACCTTCGAGCCGCCGCTGCGCGTGAACGAGGATCGCCCGATCTCGCACTCGTTCGACGACCTCGCGGTCGCGGGCGACGGCGACGTGCTCGTGTCGTGGATCGACAGCCGCGACGGCTGGAACAAGGCGGGCACGTACGTCGCGCGCGTCGGCGATCGCGGCCGCCGCGTCGACGCGACCGAGCAGCTCGGCAGCGAGACCTGCGTCTGCTGCCGGGTCGCGGTCGGGGCGCGCGGCAAGCGTGCCGCGGTGCTGTGGCGCAAGGACTTCCCCGATCAGGTGCGCGACATGGTGCTCGCCGCATCCGACGACGACGGGCGCACGTTCACGCCCGCGGTGCGCGTCAACGAGGATCGCTGGAAGATGCCCGCGTGCCCGCATCGCGGCGGCGCGGTCGGCATCGACGCGCGCGGCAAGATCTACGCCGCCTGGTACACCGAGGGCCGCGAGGGGCGTCCCGCGCTGCTGTTCGCGACCTCGACGGACGGCAAGACCTTCGGCACGCCGCAGCGGCTCGACCGCTCCGAGGGCTCGATCCCCGACCACGTGCGGCTCGGCGTCACCGCCGACGGCCGCGTGCTGGTCGTGTGGGAGGACTCGACCGCGGTGCGCCGCCGCATCGTCGCGCGCGCGAGCACCGACGGCGGCGAGACCTTCGGTCCGCTCGAGCAGCTCTCGAGCGCGATGAAGGCGTGGTCACCGGCGCTCGCCGTGACGTCGGCGGGCGGCTTCGTCGTCGCCTGGAACGAGGAGGAGTTCCCGGTGACGCGCAGCGTGCTGCAGCCGATCGAGGTGCGCGGCGCGCGGCCGTAG
- a CDS encoding phosphopantetheine-binding protein — protein MTVESTPFRALPDLERDLLALVEEHLLDGDVRLDATSPLSSAGLDSMAVMQLLLLIEDRFGLWLPEEDLTRENFACIRALAAALERRLAERERVL, from the coding sequence ATGACCGTCGAATCGACTCCGTTTCGTGCCCTGCCCGACCTCGAGCGCGACCTCCTCGCCCTGGTCGAGGAGCACTTGCTCGACGGCGACGTGCGGCTCGACGCCACGTCGCCGCTGTCCTCGGCCGGTCTCGATTCGATGGCGGTGATGCAGCTGCTGCTGCTCATCGAGGACCGCTTCGGGCTGTGGCTCCCCGAGGAAGACCTGACGCGGGAGAACTTCGCGTGCATCCGCGCGCTGGCCGCCGCCCTCGAGCGTCGGCTCGCGGAGCGCGAACGGGTGCTTTGA
- a CDS encoding LemA family protein, giving the protein MTGLLLLGVVVAAVLWAIFAYNALVALKNRADAAWNQIDVQLKRRHDVVPNLVETVRGAMEYEKATLEAVVAARTRAVEAHTPAASASAEAGLTQALSRLFAVVEQYPELKANQNVLQLQEELTNTENLISFARQHYNDVVARYNTKRESFPSNLIANQFGFGPREYFEIEPESRAVPKVDLRGVGAPS; this is encoded by the coding sequence ATGACGGGGCTCTTGCTGCTCGGCGTCGTGGTCGCTGCCGTGCTGTGGGCGATCTTCGCCTACAACGCGCTGGTCGCGCTCAAGAACCGCGCCGACGCCGCCTGGAACCAGATCGACGTCCAGCTCAAGCGCCGGCACGACGTGGTGCCGAACCTGGTCGAGACCGTGCGCGGCGCGATGGAGTACGAGAAGGCGACGCTCGAGGCGGTGGTCGCGGCGCGCACCCGGGCCGTCGAGGCGCACACGCCCGCCGCGAGCGCGAGCGCCGAAGCGGGGCTGACGCAGGCGCTCAGCCGGCTGTTCGCGGTCGTCGAGCAATATCCCGAGCTCAAGGCGAACCAGAACGTGCTGCAGCTCCAGGAGGAGCTGACCAACACCGAGAACCTGATCTCGTTCGCGCGCCAGCACTACAACGACGTCGTCGCGCGCTACAACACGAAGCGCGAGAGCTTCCCGTCGAACCTGATCGCGAACCAGTTCGGCTTCGGGCCGCGCGAGTACTTCGAGATCGAGCCGGAGTCGCGGGCGGTGCCGAAGGTCGACCTGCGCGGCGTCGGCGCGCCGTCGTAA